A part of Leptospira yasudae genomic DNA contains:
- a CDS encoding motility associated factor glycosyltransferase family protein yields MSHNLSEKTREIFGKKPYLSLYFQREPDSNLHFALKPAKNPKERFLELGGRALASAVAPLTQARRILQTQKITPTDLVAVIGLGNPHLIEEVHGNMEPGQILLLVDEHPELIFPLWEEVLEPVMDVPGRHLFLGLSALNLLWNYLESLPVERVSGIRVFRNAASTALNEAYYGELEIKIRKILSSKMSDLLTKFEFERIWVRNTFVNTANFPDPNNPRTRVELLKEKFANTPAMLVSAGPSLRSQCEWISKIRDKVFLFSCDTSLKALLKFGIVPDGVITLDAQTHSFFHFMGAESSNVPLFADLVSSPPILRSQKFTKIVHSLTAKYIVDASGELKREVTAGSKTAEKLLGPIGDVQSGGSVATTAFDLLRNLGCRPIFLVGQDLAYSGREIHSTGTHHNEKWLTLVRRTQSLEKINEMIIRKRDTRLVPSAGGGEVLTDYVLDLYRHWFEESFKTLDFPVYNVNARGAKIENCENVSLEEADKILSSFPKHGYYWKEFLPWKIDGENESGKSSGEPGEISVEAAEEFRSNLLQKIQSILKIFSDPSIREESYDSVLSRFRSEIAQWEDLGYLVRKTEIYILRHRDTLDETRKKNLLIGAVLKEFTGLKRKLLAGSAN; encoded by the coding sequence ATGTCTCACAATCTCTCTGAAAAGACAAGAGAAATATTCGGGAAAAAGCCGTACTTATCTCTCTATTTCCAACGAGAACCCGACTCGAATTTACATTTCGCTCTGAAACCCGCTAAAAATCCGAAAGAGAGATTTTTAGAGTTGGGCGGACGCGCTCTTGCGAGCGCGGTGGCCCCTCTTACCCAAGCACGGCGAATTCTTCAGACGCAAAAAATAACACCGACCGATCTTGTTGCCGTCATCGGCCTCGGAAATCCGCATCTCATCGAAGAAGTTCACGGAAACATGGAGCCGGGTCAGATTCTTCTTCTCGTGGACGAACATCCCGAACTCATCTTTCCTCTTTGGGAAGAAGTTCTCGAGCCCGTGATGGATGTTCCGGGTCGACATTTGTTCTTAGGTCTTTCCGCACTCAATCTTCTATGGAATTATTTGGAATCTCTTCCGGTGGAACGTGTTTCGGGAATTCGGGTTTTTAGAAACGCCGCAAGCACCGCGCTCAACGAAGCGTATTACGGAGAATTGGAAATCAAGATCCGTAAAATTCTTTCCTCCAAGATGAGCGATCTTTTGACCAAGTTCGAGTTCGAAAGAATCTGGGTTCGCAATACGTTCGTCAACACCGCGAACTTTCCCGATCCGAACAATCCACGCACTCGGGTAGAACTCTTAAAGGAAAAATTCGCGAACACACCGGCGATGCTCGTTTCCGCGGGACCGTCTCTTCGAAGTCAATGCGAATGGATTTCCAAAATCAGAGACAAGGTCTTTCTCTTTTCCTGCGACACTTCCCTCAAAGCCCTTTTGAAATTCGGAATCGTTCCCGATGGCGTGATCACCCTCGACGCGCAAACCCATTCCTTTTTTCATTTTATGGGAGCGGAATCGTCTAACGTTCCTTTGTTCGCCGACTTGGTGAGTTCTCCTCCGATTTTACGATCTCAAAAATTCACCAAGATCGTTCATTCGTTAACCGCAAAGTACATCGTCGACGCAAGCGGAGAATTAAAACGGGAAGTCACCGCCGGTTCCAAAACCGCTGAAAAACTTTTGGGTCCGATCGGAGACGTTCAATCCGGAGGAAGCGTCGCAACAACCGCGTTCGATCTGCTCCGCAATCTCGGCTGCAGACCGATCTTTTTAGTCGGGCAGGATCTCGCGTATTCCGGAAGAGAAATCCATTCCACGGGAACGCATCACAACGAGAAATGGCTCACGTTGGTTCGCAGAACGCAGAGCCTCGAAAAGATCAACGAAATGATCATCCGCAAACGGGACACGCGCCTGGTTCCTTCCGCGGGCGGCGGAGAAGTTTTGACCGATTACGTATTGGATTTATACAGACATTGGTTCGAGGAATCGTTTAAGACCCTCGACTTTCCCGTTTACAACGTGAATGCGCGCGGCGCTAAAATCGAAAATTGCGAAAACGTTTCCTTGGAAGAAGCGGACAAGATTCTTTCTTCGTTTCCGAAACACGGTTATTATTGGAAAGAATTTCTTCCTTGGAAGATCGACGGAGAGAACGAGAGCGGCAAATCCTCCGGCGAACCGGGGGAAATCAGCGTCGAGGCCGCGGAAGAATTCCGATCGAACCTTCTCCAGAAAATCCAATCCATCCTCAAAATCTTTTCCGATCCTTCCATCCGGGAAGAATCCTACGATTCCGTTCTTTCCCGATTCCGTTCGGAAATCGCCCAATGGGAAGACTTAGGTTATCTCGTCCGTAAAACGGAAATCTACATTCTCAGGCACAGGGACACGTTAGACGAAACTAGAAAAAAAAATCTTTTGATCGGAGCCGTGTTAAAAGAATTCACCGGACTCAAACGAAAACTTCTCGCGGGCTCGGCGAATTAA
- a CDS encoding thiazole synthase, with product MTSSSDTNRDPLVIAGKTFQSRLFLGTGKFSSGEAMQKAILASETEVVTVALRRVDLEAPEDDILSRIDRNKILLLANTSGARNAEEAIRLAKLARELGAGDWVKLEVTPDPVYLLPDPIETLKAAEVLVKEGFKVLPYINADPILCKHLEEAGCATVMPLGSPIGSNLGIRTKANLEIIIAQSKIPVVVDAGLGLPSHAAEAMELGADAVLVNTAIAIAKNPSAVARAFRLATEAGRLAKLYGGTGAKFKLEASASSPLTGFLNEEERDVHGSL from the coding sequence ATGACTTCTTCTTCCGACACAAACCGCGATCCTCTTGTCATTGCAGGTAAAACGTTTCAATCCAGACTCTTCCTTGGAACCGGCAAGTTTTCTTCGGGCGAAGCGATGCAAAAGGCGATCCTCGCTTCCGAAACGGAAGTCGTAACCGTCGCACTTAGACGAGTCGATCTGGAAGCCCCTGAAGACGATATTCTTTCCAGAATCGATCGAAACAAAATTCTCCTTTTGGCAAATACGAGCGGTGCGAGAAACGCGGAAGAAGCGATTCGACTGGCGAAACTGGCGCGAGAACTCGGAGCCGGTGATTGGGTGAAACTCGAGGTGACCCCTGATCCGGTTTACTTGTTACCCGATCCGATCGAAACTTTAAAGGCCGCCGAGGTTCTCGTCAAAGAAGGATTCAAGGTTCTCCCTTACATCAACGCAGATCCGATTCTTTGCAAGCATTTGGAAGAAGCCGGTTGCGCAACGGTAATGCCGCTCGGTTCTCCGATCGGTTCCAATCTCGGAATCCGTACAAAAGCGAATCTTGAAATCATCATTGCTCAATCCAAAATTCCCGTAGTGGTCGACGCGGGACTGGGTCTTCCTTCCCACGCTGCGGAGGCGATGGAACTCGGTGCAGACGCGGTTCTCGTCAATACCGCGATCGCAATTGCAAAGAATCCTTCCGCAGTGGCAAGAGCGTTTAGACTTGCGACCGAAGCGGGACGTCTCGCAAAGCTCTACGGTGGAACGGGGGCAAAATTCAAATTAGAGGCTTCGGCTTCCAGTCCTTTAACCGGTTTTTTAAACGAAGAAGAAAGAGATGTACACGGATCTCTTTGA
- a CDS encoding Cys-rich protein, translating into MKHLFLLILSFFLLAGSLSAQSATCNEVCGFYSGCVEQNAPRKLSADEKTKVKAGCLNSCKKHTAAVAACFENHKSQCKPFNDCIVNAYNANKK; encoded by the coding sequence TTGAAACATCTCTTTCTATTGATTCTTTCTTTCTTCCTTCTGGCAGGTTCCTTGTCAGCTCAATCGGCTACTTGTAACGAAGTTTGCGGTTTTTACTCCGGCTGTGTGGAACAAAATGCTCCAAGAAAACTCAGCGCCGATGAAAAAACGAAAGTAAAAGCGGGTTGCTTGAACTCCTGCAAAAAACATACCGCGGCAGTCGCAGCTTGTTTCGAAAACCACAAGTCTCAGTGTAAACCGTTCAACGATTGTATCGTAAACGCATACAACGCGAACAAAAAATAA
- the glnA gene encoding type I glutamate--ammonia ligase has translation MSRTPSEVIAYAKANNVLFYDFRFTDIKGAWHHVSYHTVAITEDSFKGLPFDGSSIPAWQPIDRSDMQLIPDTDAIFLDPFTADPTLVVFCDVFDIYKGALYEKCPRSIAKKALKYLESSGLADTAYFGPENEFFIFDNIKVRDAINVQYYEIDSSEGIWNSHTDFPGSTNTGHRPGTKGGYFPVAPVDSQVDLRAAIVKTLHQIGMETFVVHHEVAQGQGEIGVKFGTLIEAADNVQKLKYVVKMVAHNYGKTATFMPKPLYGDNGNGMHCHQSIWKNGVNLFAGKGYQNLSDTAMNYIGGVLSHAKACAAFTNASTNSYKRLLPGFEAPSILAYSAQNRSASCRIPFVNGDKARRVEFRFPDSSANPYLAFAAMLMAGIDGVQKKIDPGPPREEDLFELSLDEIREKGIQQMPHTLRESVEHMLLDKEFLKKGDVFTEEFIQTYKAYKFETEIWPWEGRPHPFEFLTTYSC, from the coding sequence ATGTCCAGAACACCTAGTGAAGTTATCGCATACGCCAAGGCGAATAACGTTCTTTTCTATGATTTCCGTTTTACGGATATCAAAGGAGCTTGGCACCACGTGTCTTATCACACAGTTGCTATTACTGAAGATTCCTTTAAAGGTTTACCTTTTGACGGAAGCTCCATTCCCGCTTGGCAGCCGATCGACAGATCCGATATGCAATTGATTCCGGATACGGATGCGATCTTCTTAGACCCTTTTACTGCGGATCCTACTCTTGTGGTTTTCTGCGACGTATTCGACATCTACAAAGGCGCGCTCTACGAAAAATGTCCTCGTTCCATCGCTAAGAAAGCTCTGAAATATCTCGAGTCTTCCGGTCTTGCAGACACCGCGTATTTCGGTCCTGAAAACGAATTCTTCATCTTTGACAACATCAAAGTAAGAGACGCGATCAACGTTCAATACTACGAAATCGATTCTTCGGAAGGGATTTGGAACTCTCACACGGATTTCCCCGGTTCTACAAACACCGGTCACCGTCCAGGAACCAAAGGCGGTTACTTCCCTGTAGCTCCCGTGGATTCACAAGTGGATCTGAGAGCTGCGATCGTAAAAACACTTCACCAGATCGGTATGGAAACTTTCGTGGTTCACCACGAGGTTGCGCAAGGTCAAGGTGAGATCGGGGTGAAATTCGGAACTCTGATCGAAGCTGCGGACAACGTTCAAAAACTGAAATACGTCGTGAAGATGGTCGCTCATAACTACGGTAAAACTGCAACTTTCATGCCGAAACCTCTTTACGGTGATAATGGTAACGGTATGCACTGCCACCAGTCCATCTGGAAAAACGGCGTGAACCTTTTCGCAGGAAAAGGATACCAAAACCTGAGCGACACCGCGATGAACTACATCGGCGGGGTTCTTTCTCACGCAAAAGCTTGTGCGGCTTTCACAAACGCTTCCACAAACTCTTACAAGAGACTTCTTCCCGGTTTCGAAGCTCCTTCGATTCTGGCGTATTCCGCTCAGAACCGTTCCGCTTCTTGCCGTATTCCTTTCGTGAACGGAGACAAAGCAAGAAGAGTCGAGTTCCGTTTCCCTGATTCTTCAGCGAACCCTTATCTCGCTTTCGCAGCGATGTTGATGGCCGGTATCGACGGAGTTCAAAAGAAAATCGATCCTGGTCCACCTCGGGAAGAAGATCTTTTCGAACTTTCTCTGGATGAAATCCGTGAGAAGGGAATTCAACAGATGCCTCACACTCTTCGCGAGTCCGTGGAGCACATGTTGTTGGACAAAGAGTTCCTTAAAAAAGGAGACGTGTTCACGGAAGAATTCATTCAGACTTACAAAGCGTATAAGTTTGAAACTGAAATCTGGCCTTGGGAAGGAAGACCTCACCCGTTCGAATTCCTTACGACGTATTCCTGCTAA
- the plsY gene encoding glycerol-3-phosphate 1-O-acyltransferase PlsY, whose translation MNYAIFALLSFGAGSIPFGYWIALRFAGMDIRKFGSKNIGATNVGRLIGWKFGFPVLLLDVAKGMLPVYLAGVYVPEGEIPFQLACGVLSVTGHMFSPFLGFRGGKGVATTLGVFLVLTPIACLGAVLVFLAVYKFFKFVSLGSIFASLTLPLVYAFSSVLLLHEEISYWVLGTMIFISFGIILTHRENILRILNQSELFAVKDEDPSDDSERNRR comes from the coding sequence ATGAACTACGCGATTTTTGCTTTGCTCAGTTTTGGAGCGGGTTCGATCCCGTTCGGTTATTGGATCGCTCTCCGGTTTGCGGGAATGGATATCCGCAAATTCGGAAGCAAGAATATCGGAGCGACGAACGTGGGCCGTCTCATCGGATGGAAGTTCGGATTTCCCGTGCTGCTTCTCGACGTGGCAAAGGGAATGCTGCCCGTATATCTTGCGGGCGTCTACGTGCCCGAGGGTGAAATTCCGTTTCAGTTGGCTTGCGGAGTTCTTTCCGTAACGGGTCACATGTTCTCTCCCTTTCTCGGGTTTCGAGGCGGAAAGGGCGTAGCGACTACGTTAGGCGTATTTTTGGTTTTGACTCCGATCGCTTGTTTGGGCGCGGTCTTGGTTTTTTTGGCGGTTTATAAATTTTTTAAATTCGTTTCTTTGGGATCAATTTTTGCTTCCCTTACGCTTCCTCTCGTTTATGCTTTTTCCTCGGTTCTTCTTTTGCACGAAGAAATTTCGTATTGGGTTTTGGGGACCATGATCTTCATCTCTTTCGGAATCATTTTAACGCATCGGGAGAATATCCTTCGGATTTTAAATCAGTCCGAGTTGTTTGCGGTCAAAGACGAGGATCCAAGCGATGATTCAGAGAGAAATCGACGATAA
- the thiH gene encoding 2-iminoacetate synthase ThiH — protein sequence MYTDLFDGTSFEDAVEIVRSKTKNDVESALHKSSSRQSVTFEDYVSLISPAASGYLEPMAILSKQIKKERFGNTIQLYMPLYLSNECRSSCLYCGFSYENKIPRKTLSEEEIEREARVLKSKGIRHLVVLTGEDYSKTNLEYIRNAVSILKKSFDSIAIEIYPLDQEPYESLIGSGAEALIVYQETYDPIVYAENHYRGIKKNMRYRLEAPDRGGKAGFRRIGLGALLGLSNPLGELYKLGEHAKYLMKEYWRTSFQVSLPRMRPAAGDFQKIIPIGDKDFARYLFAFRISFPDVGLVLSTRESPKLRDHLCELGITHMSVESKTEPGGYSDSGALKQFEIEDNRTIPELLTTLRARGLDPVFKDFDRALLE from the coding sequence ATGTACACGGATCTCTTTGACGGGACTTCGTTCGAGGACGCGGTCGAAATCGTCCGTTCCAAAACGAAAAACGACGTAGAAAGCGCGCTTCATAAATCTTCGTCCAGGCAATCGGTTACATTCGAAGATTATGTTTCTCTTATATCTCCAGCGGCATCCGGGTATTTGGAGCCGATGGCAATTCTTTCGAAACAAATCAAAAAAGAACGTTTTGGAAACACGATCCAGCTCTACATGCCCTTGTACCTTTCCAATGAATGCCGCTCTTCCTGTCTTTACTGCGGATTCAGCTACGAGAATAAAATTCCGCGCAAAACGTTAAGCGAAGAAGAGATCGAGCGGGAAGCGCGAGTCCTCAAGTCGAAAGGGATCCGCCACCTTGTAGTATTGACGGGAGAGGATTACAGTAAAACGAATTTGGAATACATTCGAAACGCGGTGTCGATTCTAAAAAAATCCTTCGATTCCATCGCGATCGAAATCTATCCGCTCGATCAAGAACCGTACGAATCTTTGATCGGGTCGGGGGCGGAAGCGCTCATCGTTTATCAAGAAACATACGATCCGATCGTTTATGCGGAGAATCATTATCGCGGAATCAAAAAGAACATGCGTTATCGTCTCGAGGCCCCGGATCGGGGAGGGAAGGCGGGATTTAGACGCATCGGACTCGGCGCTCTTCTTGGGCTTTCCAATCCTCTCGGAGAATTGTATAAGCTCGGAGAACATGCAAAATACCTAATGAAAGAATACTGGAGAACTTCCTTCCAGGTTTCTCTTCCTAGAATGCGGCCTGCGGCCGGGGATTTCCAAAAAATCATTCCGATCGGCGACAAAGATTTCGCGCGTTATCTGTTTGCGTTTCGGATTTCCTTTCCCGACGTGGGTCTCGTTCTTTCCACGAGAGAATCCCCAAAACTCAGGGATCATCTTTGCGAACTCGGGATTACGCACATGTCCGTGGAATCCAAAACGGAACCTGGCGGTTATTCCGATTCAGGCGCGCTCAAACAATTCGAAATCGAGGACAACCGAACGATTCCCGAATTATTGACCACGCTCAGAGCGCGCGGATTAGATCCCGTCTTTAAAGACTTCGACCGCGCTTTATTGGAGTGA
- a CDS encoding DUF1564 domain-containing protein, with translation MAGIYIDIDQKIQSGLVSSRSNVETLLFPESYLNSLSAEKRKALPKRILPLLRKYQKFLLSKRRINRNAQKTLYQRDVGKLVRLNMRVDTGVWAILGVIAAAHGVSRCFLVNYMIWLDDSGVGDSIEEKLNVGSPTFQNSYGYLWHLDLLNNRITKSLEFRPNPIWFLTPEDIPPQFGST, from the coding sequence ATGGCAGGAATTTATATCGACATCGATCAGAAGATTCAATCCGGTTTGGTTTCATCCAGATCGAACGTGGAAACTCTTCTTTTTCCGGAAAGCTACCTCAACTCGTTGAGCGCAGAAAAACGAAAGGCTTTGCCTAAACGAATTCTTCCGTTGTTGCGTAAATATCAAAAGTTTCTTCTTTCCAAACGGAGAATCAATCGAAATGCGCAGAAAACCTTGTATCAGAGGGATGTCGGGAAACTAGTCCGTTTGAATATGAGAGTGGATACCGGAGTTTGGGCGATCTTAGGTGTAATCGCCGCCGCTCACGGAGTGTCTCGATGTTTTTTGGTGAATTATATGATTTGGTTGGATGATTCCGGCGTCGGAGATTCTATCGAAGAAAAATTAAATGTGGGATCTCCAACCTTCCAAAACTCTTACGGTTACCTCTGGCACTTAGACCTACTTAACAACCGTATCACGAAAAGTCTTGAATTTCGACCAAATCCGATTTGGTTCTTAACCCCGGAGGATATTCCACCTCAGTTTGGATCAACGTAG
- a CDS encoding chromosome segregation SMC family protein: protein MYLKSLNIVGFKTFADETEILLDPGFTAVVGPNGSGKSNIVDAVKWVFGEKSAKGLRGDKMDDVIFHGSEARKPAGYAEVSVIFDNSSRLIKMDYPSVKMTRRLYMDGNNEYCINDSRVQRKDIEKLLMDTGIGKSSYSIMEQGKVDRILHSKPEERRLIFEEAAGISRFKLERQEALKRLDDTKQNLLRIQDIMNSMKKEMEVKEKQAEKAEAYFKLKAELDETDKIIRYLKFSTLTKKLKASEEELQGIKDKNQTLLDTISEETGRIEVLEKDKSEIEKRVSEIDKKLYDHLSQTKIQKEKIEKNKQIILEYEERISEMTETLNGEESSLSLLVIDLERIQRECAELEGEIELLQEEIQKLKDSKLVLEKQIEDENAAVLEKESKIASNDKAHNELREKLKEVIFELISQLESRKKEAIDTENRRKELKEFLLSKMSEYAREIAELRENWELSEKSKIASVLEKLNLGDVQSKLEEFVHLEDMIRNILFDRDGFLSRKETLDQQIEDLILDNENLTRSIKDSGLKIESLRENLEANKEQTVFLEKKVLELGSERNSRLEAAKAIGLRKEEIEKRIQNAKDGIQNVISKKQEFEREVSELEQQIESSYNEFLDMSRALESEKESLRNILKEIQNLKHDIQKNQDDFKNLIPVLTEKERTVSGLKVQIDSFTEELYNDYSISEQELVAEFQNRNLERTKEEVKLKRLKSDIQMLGSINPLSIEEYRSVKEIYEHHRVQKEDIEKSKADVEDVLNRINEESEKLFRETFEKIRENFQETFSTLFNGGRAMLELTENEDSLNAGIEIMAEPPGKHVQNLRLLSGGEKSMTAIALLFAIYMVKPSPFCFLDEIDAALDEANKLRFCQILDKFKDKSQFIVITHAQSTINRANSLFGVTNEEPGISRILSLKLDEAASIAEKVTEAAV from the coding sequence ATGTATTTAAAAAGTCTGAATATTGTTGGATTCAAAACGTTCGCGGACGAGACCGAAATTCTTCTCGATCCGGGATTTACCGCCGTTGTCGGCCCGAATGGTAGCGGTAAGTCGAACATCGTTGACGCCGTAAAATGGGTCTTCGGTGAAAAGTCCGCGAAGGGACTTCGCGGAGACAAGATGGACGACGTGATCTTTCACGGTTCCGAAGCGCGCAAGCCTGCGGGTTATGCGGAAGTTTCCGTCATCTTCGATAATTCTTCTCGATTGATTAAGATGGATTATCCGTCCGTTAAGATGACTCGCCGTCTTTACATGGACGGGAACAACGAATACTGCATCAACGATTCTCGAGTTCAAAGAAAGGACATCGAAAAACTTCTGATGGATACGGGGATCGGTAAGTCTTCTTACTCGATCATGGAACAGGGAAAGGTCGACCGGATTCTTCATTCCAAACCGGAAGAACGAAGACTGATCTTCGAAGAAGCCGCCGGAATTTCCAGATTCAAACTGGAACGTCAAGAAGCGCTGAAGCGTCTGGACGACACGAAACAAAATCTTCTCCGCATCCAAGACATCATGAATTCCATGAAGAAGGAAATGGAAGTCAAGGAAAAGCAGGCCGAAAAAGCGGAGGCCTATTTCAAACTCAAGGCGGAGTTGGACGAAACCGACAAAATCATACGTTATCTGAAATTCTCCACTCTTACCAAAAAGCTGAAAGCTTCGGAAGAAGAACTGCAAGGCATTAAGGATAAGAATCAAACCCTGCTCGATACGATCAGCGAGGAAACCGGTCGAATCGAAGTATTAGAAAAAGATAAATCGGAAATCGAAAAGCGGGTTTCCGAAATCGACAAGAAATTATACGATCACCTTTCTCAAACGAAGATTCAAAAAGAGAAGATCGAAAAGAACAAACAGATCATACTCGAATACGAGGAAAGAATCTCCGAGATGACGGAAACTCTGAACGGAGAGGAATCTTCTTTGAGTTTGCTCGTAATCGATTTGGAAAGAATTCAAAGAGAATGCGCCGAACTCGAAGGTGAAATCGAACTTCTTCAGGAAGAAATCCAAAAGCTGAAAGATTCCAAACTCGTTCTCGAAAAACAAATCGAAGACGAGAACGCGGCCGTTTTGGAAAAGGAATCCAAGATCGCTTCCAACGATAAGGCCCACAACGAACTTCGCGAGAAGCTCAAAGAAGTCATCTTTGAGTTGATCAGCCAACTTGAATCCAGAAAGAAAGAAGCGATCGATACGGAAAACAGAAGAAAGGAACTGAAAGAGTTTCTTCTTTCTAAGATGTCCGAATACGCGCGCGAGATTGCGGAGCTAAGGGAGAATTGGGAGCTTTCCGAAAAGTCCAAGATCGCTTCCGTTCTTGAAAAACTGAACTTAGGCGATGTTCAATCCAAACTAGAAGAATTCGTTCACCTCGAAGACATGATCCGTAACATTCTTTTCGATCGGGACGGATTCTTATCCAGAAAAGAAACGTTGGATCAACAGATCGAAGACTTGATCTTGGATAACGAAAATCTTACGAGAAGCATCAAGGATTCCGGTTTAAAGATCGAATCCTTGCGCGAGAATCTGGAAGCCAACAAGGAACAAACGGTATTCTTGGAAAAAAAAGTTTTGGAACTCGGTTCCGAAAGAAATTCAAGACTGGAAGCCGCAAAGGCGATCGGGCTCCGTAAGGAAGAGATCGAAAAGAGAATTCAAAACGCGAAGGATGGAATCCAGAACGTAATCTCCAAAAAACAGGAATTTGAACGAGAGGTTTCCGAACTCGAACAGCAGATCGAGTCGAGCTACAACGAATTCTTGGATATGAGCCGCGCTCTCGAATCCGAAAAGGAATCTCTGCGGAATATCTTAAAAGAGATTCAAAATCTCAAACACGATATTCAAAAGAATCAGGACGATTTTAAAAATCTGATTCCCGTGTTGACCGAAAAGGAAAGAACGGTTTCCGGTTTGAAAGTTCAGATCGATTCTTTTACGGAAGAATTGTACAACGATTATTCCATTTCGGAACAAGAACTCGTCGCGGAGTTTCAAAACCGTAATTTGGAACGAACCAAAGAAGAAGTCAAACTGAAGAGGCTCAAGTCAGACATCCAAATGCTCGGTTCGATCAACCCTCTTTCCATCGAAGAATATAGAAGCGTGAAGGAAATCTACGAACACCATCGCGTTCAAAAAGAGGACATCGAAAAATCAAAAGCTGATGTGGAGGACGTTCTCAATCGAATCAACGAAGAATCCGAGAAATTATTCCGCGAAACCTTTGAGAAGATTCGTGAGAATTTTCAAGAAACGTTTTCCACCCTGTTTAACGGCGGACGTGCGATGTTGGAACTCACCGAGAACGAGGATAGCTTAAACGCCGGAATCGAAATTATGGCCGAGCCGCCGGGCAAACACGTTCAGAATTTACGTTTACTATCGGGCGGTGAAAAATCGATGACCGCGATCGCGCTTCTCTTTGCGATTTACATGGTGAAACCTTCTCCATTCTGTTTTCTGGATGAGATCGACGCGGCTCTGGACGAGGCGAACAAACTTCGCTTTTGTCAAATCTTGGATAAGTTCAAGGATAAGTCCCAGTTTATCGTGATCACGCACGCGCAATCCACGATCAATCGTGCGAATTCTTTGTTCGGAGTTACGAATGAGGAACCGGGGATCTCGAGAATTCTCTCTTTGAAGCTCGATGAAGCCGCTTCGATCGCGGAGAAAGTTACCGAAGCGGCCGTTTAA